The Pseudanabaena galeata CCNP1313 genome includes a region encoding these proteins:
- a CDS encoding DUF4079 domain-containing protein, translating into MIVAIPEPFKTVVTFAHPILMLLTLFLALYAGYVGWQYRRIRSTEGEEKKALISKRYNILHHKLGSVFLVLMVAGAVGGMAVTYNDSGKLFVGGHLLAGLGLAFLAALSAALAPLLQQGKEWARVTHITVNTALIGVFAWQTFTGWQIVQRILEKMFKVS; encoded by the coding sequence ATGATTGTCGCAATTCCAGAACCATTTAAAACTGTGGTGACCTTTGCTCACCCAATTCTGATGCTCTTAACTCTATTTTTGGCACTTTATGCAGGATATGTTGGCTGGCAATATCGCAGGATTCGCAGCACTGAAGGGGAAGAGAAAAAAGCCTTGATCTCGAAGCGTTACAACATCCTGCATCACAAACTTGGATCAGTCTTTTTGGTGTTGATGGTAGCAGGTGCTGTCGGCGGTATGGCAGTCACCTATAACGATAGTGGCAAACTATTTGTGGGTGGACATCTGCTAGCAGGTTTGGGCTTAGCATTTTTAGCTGCATTGTCGGCGGCGCTTGCACCATTATTGCAACAGGGTAAAGAATGGGCGCGAGTCACACATATCACTGTAAATACGGCTTTGATAGGTGTTTTTGCTTGGCAAACTTTCACAGGTTGGCAAATCGTGCAGAGAATTTTAGAAAAAATGTTCAAAGTTTCCTAA
- a CDS encoding CopD family protein: protein MLFKILVVLHILGATVWTGGHLVLATTVLPQALKHRDPDRIHQFEEHFEGFGLTALLLQVVTGLWLTWTYFPNFQNFLAFDSYLSTYIGFKLLLLLGTIALAIHARFFIIPNLTKETLNSLAYHIIGVTTLAVLFAILGAGIRLGGFA, encoded by the coding sequence ATGTTATTTAAAATTTTAGTTGTTTTGCATATCTTAGGAGCCACGGTCTGGACAGGTGGGCATCTTGTATTAGCAACAACCGTTCTACCCCAAGCTCTCAAACATCGCGATCCCGATCGCATCCATCAATTTGAAGAACATTTTGAAGGATTTGGACTCACTGCGCTGTTGTTGCAGGTGGTTACAGGACTATGGCTCACATGGACTTATTTTCCGAATTTCCAGAACTTCCTCGCCTTTGATTCGTATCTGTCAACTTATATTGGCTTCAAGTTATTACTTTTGTTAGGAACGATCGCACTGGCGATTCATGCCCGCTTTTTTATCATTCCTAATCTCACTAAAGAAACTTTGAACTCCTTGGCTTATCACATTATTGGAGTCACAACCCTAGCCGTTTTATTTGCGATTTTAGGCGCAGGGATTCGCCTTGGCGGCTTTGCATAA
- a CDS encoding hemerythrin domain-containing protein: MVAKVAAVHGEKEPRLHQIKDIFLAVSQELETHLQKEEKILFPMIRQLESSDTVPSFHCGTIANPVHQMEFEHDEAGVALGQLRQLTDNYTPPEWACNTYRAMLDSLLNFEQDMHQHIHKENNVLFPKAIALEKSKASQS, translated from the coding sequence ATGGTAGCCAAAGTTGCGGCGGTACATGGGGAAAAAGAACCACGCCTCCATCAAATCAAGGATATATTTCTCGCGGTATCTCAAGAACTAGAGACGCATTTGCAGAAGGAAGAAAAGATTTTGTTCCCAATGATCCGTCAGTTAGAATCTAGCGACACCGTTCCCTCTTTCCATTGCGGCACGATCGCTAATCCTGTACATCAGATGGAATTTGAGCATGATGAAGCTGGCGTTGCCCTCGGTCAATTGCGTCAACTCACCGATAATTACACGCCCCCTGAATGGGCTTGTAACACCTATCGCGCCATGCTTGATAGTTTGCTGAACTTTGAGCAGGATATGCATCAGCATATTCATAAGGAAAATAATGTGCTTTTTCCTAAAGCGATCGCTTTAGAGAAAAGCAAAGCTAGTCAAAGCTAA
- a CDS encoding group I truncated hemoglobin — MTTLFEKLGGAAAVDVAVDRFYERVLQDDRIKHFFADTDMVKQRAHQKAFLTYAFGGTDKYDGRYMREAHKKLVEMQGLNSDHFDAVAEDLMITLKEMGVSDDLLAEVAAVAAAPQHKKDVLNG, encoded by the coding sequence ATGACAACATTATTTGAAAAGCTTGGTGGCGCAGCAGCCGTTGATGTAGCCGTCGATCGCTTCTACGAAAGAGTATTACAAGACGATCGCATCAAACACTTTTTTGCAGATACAGATATGGTGAAGCAAAGGGCGCATCAGAAAGCCTTCCTCACCTATGCCTTTGGTGGTACAGACAAATATGACGGGCGTTATATGCGCGAAGCTCACAAGAAGTTGGTAGAAATGCAGGGCTTAAACAGCGACCACTTTGATGCGGTTGCCGAGGATTTGATGATTACCCTCAAAGAGATGGGAGTTTCTGATGATCTTTTGGCAGAGGTGGCGGCAGTAGCGGCGGCTCCTCAACACAAAAAAGATGTTTTGAACGGCTAA
- a CDS encoding Crp/Fnr family transcriptional regulator, giving the protein MLNKLDLSHWLQTILIFRGLSPEQIIPLAQIAQLQKFEKGEVIFQQDSEATGFFIVQTGRVKVFKMAANGKEHILHLLNVQDYFAEVPALDGRAFPASAIALEYIELIFFPRLPFLELLHQYPAIAINMLMSMANHSRKLAHMVEELSCKDVPQRLASYLLALSDREFGANVITLDVTKTQLAATLGTIPATLSRAFYRLSSEGLIAINGSQIELLDRDRLQDTSD; this is encoded by the coding sequence ATGTTAAACAAATTAGACTTGAGCCATTGGTTGCAGACGATTCTAATTTTTCGAGGATTATCACCAGAGCAAATCATTCCTTTAGCTCAAATTGCTCAACTGCAAAAATTTGAAAAGGGTGAAGTAATCTTCCAGCAAGATAGTGAAGCAACAGGATTTTTCATAGTCCAAACAGGACGAGTCAAGGTTTTTAAAATGGCTGCCAATGGCAAAGAACACATCTTACATTTGCTTAATGTGCAAGATTACTTTGCAGAAGTACCAGCCTTAGATGGTAGAGCCTTCCCTGCTTCGGCGATCGCATTGGAATACATAGAATTAATTTTCTTTCCTCGACTTCCCTTTCTCGAATTACTTCACCAATATCCTGCGATCGCCATCAATATGTTGATGAGTATGGCAAACCACTCACGCAAACTCGCGCATATGGTTGAAGAACTCTCCTGCAAAGATGTACCACAACGATTAGCGTCCTATTTATTGGCTTTGAGCGATCGCGAATTTGGCGCTAATGTCATCACTCTAGATGTCACTAAAACACAATTAGCTGCAACTTTAGGAACGATTCCAGCCACCCTATCTAGGGCTTTTTATCGTCTTAGTAGTGAAGGATTAATTGCCATTAATGGTTCACAGATTGAGTTATTAGATCGCGATCGCTTGCAAGATACCAGCGATTAG
- the ispE gene encoding 4-(cytidine 5'-diphospho)-2-C-methyl-D-erythritol kinase gives MTSRISLKAAAKINLYLEITGNRADGYHDLVMILQSIDLCDRVDIRKIGTDEIQILCTNPEVPCDRSNLAYKAAALMQSVYPEIGGMEIAIDKKIPMGAGLAGGSANAAAVFVGIDRLWDLGLTQSQLCDFAAQLGSDIPFCVSGGTALATGRGEVLSPLPDLIDLVLVICKPRQIAIATAWAYQTFRKQELLATSQVKNQNLSSQIVAAIASGGESAPHKIGRLLYNDLERVVLPEYPAIAELKNKLLDQECLGAMMSGSGSTVFAIAPDLDRAQQIAEAVRTDDIDVWVVKSLVRSIFDA, from the coding sequence ATGACCTCGCGTATTTCTCTCAAAGCTGCCGCAAAAATTAATCTCTATCTGGAGATTACGGGGAATCGTGCTGATGGTTACCACGATCTAGTGATGATTTTGCAGAGTATCGATCTATGCGATCGCGTTGATATTCGTAAAATCGGTACAGATGAAATTCAAATCCTTTGTACTAACCCTGAAGTACCTTGCGATCGCTCCAATCTGGCTTACAAAGCTGCTGCTTTGATGCAGAGTGTCTATCCAGAGATTGGGGGCATGGAGATTGCGATCGACAAGAAAATTCCGATGGGGGCTGGTTTAGCTGGTGGTTCAGCCAATGCCGCCGCAGTTTTTGTAGGGATTGATCGCCTTTGGGATTTGGGACTCACCCAATCACAGCTTTGTGATTTTGCAGCTCAGTTAGGTTCTGATATTCCTTTCTGTGTTTCTGGTGGCACTGCTTTAGCGACAGGTCGTGGCGAAGTACTTTCACCTTTGCCCGATCTCATTGATTTAGTATTAGTGATTTGCAAGCCACGTCAGATTGCGATCGCGACTGCATGGGCTTATCAAACTTTCCGCAAGCAAGAGTTGCTTGCAACGAGTCAAGTCAAAAATCAAAATCTCTCTAGCCAAATTGTGGCGGCGATCGCTTCTGGTGGTGAATCCGCACCTCATAAAATTGGGCGCTTACTTTACAACGATCTCGAACGAGTAGTATTGCCTGAGTATCCTGCAATTGCTGAACTAAAAAATAAATTACTAGATCAAGAATGTCTTGGTGCAATGATGTCTGGTTCAGGCTCAACGGTATTTGCGATCGCGCCCGATCTAGATCGCGCTCAGCAAATTGCTGAGGCTGTAAGAACCGATGACATTGATGTATGGGTGGTAAAGAGCTTAGTTAGATCGATCTTTGATGCTTGA
- the pipX gene encoding transcriptional coactivator PipX, which yields MSEHYLNHPTFGLLSRLCRVDEFRSLFTTLYAQRLFFLITTGPDGVQFEPVSRADAKLMVENQMRSLRRGGTDTDQKNLQHIYKRTFSQ from the coding sequence ATGTCCGAACACTATCTAAATCATCCTACTTTTGGCTTGCTATCTCGCTTATGTAGGGTAGATGAGTTTCGTAGTTTGTTTACCACTCTCTACGCTCAAAGGTTGTTTTTCCTAATTACTACTGGTCCTGACGGTGTTCAGTTTGAGCCTGTCTCTCGAGCAGATGCCAAACTCATGGTCGAAAACCAAATGCGATCGCTACGGCGTGGTGGCACTGATACCGATCAAAAAAACTTACAGCACATATACAAGCGAACTTTTTCCCAATGA
- a CDS encoding fatty acid desaturase, protein MVAIQNSSHTLTPETTLRDIIKTIPSEYFEKKPLRAWLSVLFSLTTAALGYASIAFSPWYLLPFAWIFTGTALTGWFVIGHDCGHRSFSNKIWINDLVGHIAFLPLIFPFHGWRFKHDHHHQHTNKMGEDNAWYPFTVEEYEEGKGLISGVYRLIRTRFWWIGSIIHWANLHFNSSLYPERQREQVKFSYRLVIVFAAITFPVLIYTTGFLGFINFFLMPWLVYHFWMSTFTIVHHTMPDIQFKDKDKWHAATDQLTGTVHCDYPAWVEWLCHDINVHVPHHISTGIPSYNLRLAHKSLDENWGQYMYKTKFSWELMKDIGDRCHIYDAEKCYKTFTEVDAKSV, encoded by the coding sequence GTGGTTGCCATACAAAATTCCTCACACACTCTTACCCCTGAGACCACCCTCCGCGACATCATCAAAACCATTCCTTCTGAGTACTTTGAGAAAAAACCTCTCAGAGCTTGGTTGAGTGTACTATTTTCCTTGACGACTGCCGCACTTGGTTATGCCAGCATTGCCTTCTCGCCTTGGTATCTGTTACCCTTTGCTTGGATCTTTACAGGTACGGCTCTCACTGGCTGGTTCGTAATTGGTCATGATTGCGGACATCGTTCCTTCTCCAATAAGATTTGGATTAACGATCTTGTCGGTCATATTGCTTTCTTGCCATTAATTTTCCCTTTTCACGGTTGGCGCTTCAAGCATGATCACCATCATCAACATACTAATAAGATGGGCGAGGACAATGCTTGGTATCCTTTCACCGTTGAAGAATATGAAGAAGGCAAAGGTTTGATTTCTGGGGTATATCGCCTAATTCGTACTCGCTTTTGGTGGATAGGTTCAATTATTCACTGGGCAAATTTGCATTTTAATTCCAGTCTTTATCCTGAGCGTCAGCGCGAGCAAGTTAAGTTTTCCTATCGTTTGGTTATCGTTTTTGCAGCGATCACCTTTCCAGTTTTGATTTACACCACGGGTTTCTTAGGATTTATCAATTTCTTTTTGATGCCTTGGTTGGTTTATCACTTTTGGATGAGTACATTCACGATTGTTCACCACACGATGCCAGATATCCAGTTTAAAGATAAGGATAAATGGCACGCTGCCACCGATCAGCTAACAGGAACTGTCCATTGCGACTATCCTGCTTGGGTAGAATGGCTATGTCACGATATTAATGTGCATGTTCCTCACCATATTTCTACTGGTATTCCTTCGTATAACTTGCGTCTAGCGCACAAGTCTCTCGATGAGAATTGGGGTCAATATATGTACAAGACTAAGTTTTCTTGGGAATTGATGAAGGATATTGGCGATCGCTGCCATATCTATGACGCAGAAAAATGCTACAAAACCTTTACTGAAGTTGATGCTAAATCAGTTTAA
- a CDS encoding RtcB family protein encodes MPYQKLNISTPKPVLSWAAHDLGYEETKMAKNVASLPFVFKHVALMPDVHLGKGALVGSVIATKEAIVPAAVGVDIGCGMAAIKTPFRYEQLEGKLKQIRLEIEAAIPVGFNDNKEVEKPVLNWQGWREFRELHSGVQHLEGKAMKQMGSLGGGNHFIEVCIDTDNQVWLMLHSGSRNIGNMLAQRHIDTAKNLARLAENSLPDKDLAYFIAGTAEFAAYWRDLQWAQEYARFNRDVMMARFKKIIEKFASGGKPVKPLLTVNCHHNYAEKETHSGEDVYVTRKGAVRARTEDYGIIPGSMGAKSFIVKGKSNAESYCSCSHGAGRLLSRSKAKDQFTLDDLIQQTQGIECRKDTGIIDEIPAAYKPIEQVMNQQSDLVEVIATLKQIICVKG; translated from the coding sequence ATGCCTTATCAAAAGTTAAATATCTCCACACCCAAGCCTGTGTTGTCTTGGGCTGCTCATGATCTAGGTTATGAAGAAACCAAAATGGCAAAAAATGTTGCATCCTTGCCCTTCGTGTTTAAGCATGTAGCGCTTATGCCTGACGTACATCTCGGTAAGGGCGCTCTCGTTGGTTCCGTGATTGCCACTAAAGAAGCGATCGTACCTGCGGCGGTAGGCGTAGACATTGGCTGCGGCATGGCAGCAATTAAAACTCCATTTCGTTATGAACAGCTAGAAGGTAAGCTTAAGCAAATTCGTCTAGAAATTGAAGCCGCAATTCCCGTAGGCTTTAATGACAATAAAGAAGTTGAAAAGCCAGTGCTAAATTGGCAAGGATGGCGAGAATTCCGCGAATTACATTCAGGAGTTCAACATCTGGAAGGTAAAGCGATGAAGCAAATGGGTTCTTTAGGTGGAGGTAATCACTTCATAGAGGTTTGCATAGATACAGATAATCAGGTGTGGCTGATGCTGCATTCTGGTTCTCGAAATATTGGCAATATGCTGGCTCAAAGACATATCGATACAGCCAAAAATCTCGCACGGTTAGCAGAAAATTCTTTGCCTGATAAGGATCTTGCCTATTTTATTGCGGGTACTGCTGAATTCGCAGCTTATTGGCGAGATTTACAATGGGCGCAGGAATATGCGCGTTTCAATCGCGATGTCATGATGGCGAGATTTAAGAAGATCATCGAGAAGTTTGCTAGCGGTGGTAAGCCTGTGAAGCCTTTACTAACTGTAAACTGTCATCATAACTATGCAGAAAAAGAAACTCATTCCGGAGAAGATGTCTATGTCACCCGCAAAGGTGCAGTAAGGGCAAGAACTGAGGACTATGGTATTATCCCTGGCTCAATGGGAGCGAAATCTTTTATTGTCAAAGGAAAAAGTAATGCCGAAAGTTATTGCTCCTGTTCTCACGGGGCGGGGCGATTGCTATCGCGGAGTAAAGCGAAGGATCAATTCACTTTAGATGACCTAATTCAGCAAACTCAAGGCATTGAGTGTCGCAAGGATACAGGCATCATTGATGAAATTCCTGCGGCTTATAAACCAATTGAGCAAGTGATGAATCAGCAATCTGATTTAGTGGAAGTTATCGCAACTTTGAAACAAATTATCTGTGTCAAAGGTTGA
- a CDS encoding NAD(P)H-quinone oxidoreductase subunit 4: protein MLSLENFPWLTFIIAFPIVMSLVVAFVPDKGDGKNIRWFALVVGLIDFAAIAYAFCTKYDYSNPNLQLVESYSWVPQLGLNWSVGVDGLSMPLVLLTGFITTLATLAAWPVTLKPRLFYFLLLSMYGAQIAVFAVQDMLLFFLTWELELIPVYLLLSIWGGYKRLYAATKFILYTAIGSLFILVAGLAMAFYGDTVTFDMAALANKNYPLTFQLLAYGAFLISYGVKLPIFPLHTWLPDAHGEATAPVHMLLAGILLKMGGYALMRMNAGMLPEAHAYFAPILVILGIVNIIYAALTSFAQRSLKRKIAYSSISHMGFVLIGLASFTDLGTSGAMLQMISHGLIGASLFFLVGATYDRTHTLILDEMGGVGQQMPKIFAMFTTCSLASLALPGMSGFVAEVMIFVGFATSDAYSGTFKVIALLLMAVGVILTPVYLLSMLREIFYGQENKALTSHQDLVDAEPREVFIIACLLIPIIGIGFYPKIVTQIYDSTTTQLATTLREAVPALANKRDNKRLASLQTQPSPSLSK from the coding sequence ATGTTAAGTCTCGAAAACTTCCCTTGGCTCACGTTTATCATTGCCTTTCCCATAGTTATGTCCCTCGTGGTTGCCTTTGTCCCAGACAAAGGTGATGGCAAAAACATTCGCTGGTTTGCACTAGTGGTGGGACTGATTGACTTTGCGGCGATCGCCTATGCCTTCTGCACAAAATATGACTACAGCAACCCCAACCTCCAACTCGTTGAGAGTTATTCGTGGGTTCCGCAACTGGGGCTAAATTGGTCAGTGGGCGTTGATGGACTCTCGATGCCTTTGGTCTTGCTGACTGGATTTATCACCACATTAGCAACCTTGGCAGCTTGGCCTGTCACTCTGAAGCCTCGCTTATTTTATTTTTTACTACTATCAATGTATGGCGCACAGATTGCCGTATTTGCTGTGCAGGACATGTTGCTGTTTTTCCTAACATGGGAACTAGAGCTAATTCCTGTATACCTGTTGCTGTCAATCTGGGGGGGCTATAAGCGACTATATGCTGCCACCAAATTTATTCTTTACACAGCGATCGGCTCCCTGTTCATCCTTGTAGCTGGATTGGCGATGGCTTTTTATGGTGATACTGTCACCTTTGACATGGCCGCCCTTGCTAATAAGAACTATCCCCTCACCTTCCAACTGCTAGCCTATGGCGCATTCTTGATTTCCTATGGAGTCAAGTTGCCAATTTTCCCTTTGCATACATGGTTACCCGATGCTCATGGTGAAGCAACCGCACCAGTTCACATGCTCCTTGCAGGTATTTTGCTAAAAATGGGTGGCTACGCCCTAATGCGGATGAATGCAGGTATGTTACCTGAAGCCCATGCTTACTTTGCACCGATCTTAGTAATTTTGGGAATCGTTAATATTATTTACGCGGCGCTTACGTCTTTTGCTCAGCGCAGTCTCAAACGCAAGATAGCCTATTCATCGATCTCGCATATGGGCTTTGTGCTAATCGGTTTAGCTTCATTCACCGATCTCGGTACAAGTGGCGCAATGTTGCAAATGATCTCCCATGGACTAATTGGCGCGAGCTTATTTTTCCTAGTGGGGGCAACCTACGATCGCACCCACACATTGATCCTTGATGAGATGGGTGGAGTCGGTCAGCAGATGCCCAAAATCTTTGCGATGTTCACGACCTGCTCCCTTGCATCTCTGGCTTTACCGGGGATGAGTGGTTTTGTGGCTGAGGTAATGATTTTTGTTGGTTTTGCTACGAGTGATGCTTATAGCGGCACATTTAAAGTTATTGCCCTCTTGTTGATGGCAGTGGGTGTGATCTTAACGCCTGTATATCTGCTCTCGATGTTGCGCGAAATTTTCTATGGTCAAGAAAATAAAGCGCTCACTTCTCATCAAGATCTCGTTGATGCTGAACCTCGTGAGGTCTTTATTATTGCTTGTCTGTTGATTCCAATTATTGGTATCGGTTTCTATCCTAAAATCGTGACACAAATCTATGATTCGACCACGACACAACTAGCGACTACTCTGCGTGAGGCGGTTCCCGCTCTAGCTAATAAACGCGATAACAAGCGTTTGGCGAGTCTACAAACTCAACCTTCACCAAGTTTAAGCAAATAG
- the psbU gene encoding photosystem II complex extrinsic protein PsbU, with product MKALIRFSVLLVAIASIWTTGFLGSFGSNSAFAEELPATNFYTQDLSKIDLNNANINTFRQVRGMYPTLGRIIIENSPYKSLDEVLAINGLNESQKELIKANADKFTLKKPDESMGRERINNANYRL from the coding sequence ATGAAAGCACTTATACGCTTTTCTGTTTTACTAGTGGCGATCGCGTCAATTTGGACAACTGGCTTTTTAGGTTCTTTTGGCAGTAACTCTGCATTTGCCGAAGAATTACCTGCTACCAATTTTTACACACAAGATCTTAGCAAAATCGACCTGAACAACGCTAACATCAACACTTTTCGTCAAGTACGTGGTATGTATCCCACATTAGGTAGGATCATCATTGAAAATTCACCTTATAAATCCTTAGATGAGGTGCTAGCAATTAATGGTTTAAATGAATCACAAAAAGAACTGATCAAAGCAAATGCTGATAAGTTCACCCTCAAAAAGCCTGATGAGTCTATGGGGCGTGAGCGAATTAACAATGCTAACTACAGATTGTAG
- the ftsY gene encoding signal recognition particle-docking protein FtsY, with product MVFNWFRRKFDDDKSVNDQSVESPQAEEKTPESTPVEDPSPISTPASQDLLNWAKAAYANVQQQAEVAEDQATEAEVPEPEITEQEAKVAEPELVEATPEIIQQEAKATEPEIAEPEIAEPEAALEIREPEVITELQVDEPAMFEAELEISESVAESSLEVSPETTTEVPASVEPAIEPAIAEVISSEVVSPEVTTPEPEAVPFWMQSESDRQARIAALEATAIIEPEPEVKPVATSRRKATIKFDDDFIWSAEVLASQGRRPEEISVEEITWLNRLRQGLDKTRLSLVNQLKAIVGQGPLSADSVDDIEALLLQADVGVKATDQIIAKLQDKLRKEVLPPEEAIAYLKQILREMLDVSAQKGGEPIPMLIPEKNQLNIWLITGVNGAGKTTTIGKLSHLSVKSGYKTLIAAADTFRAAAVEQVKSWGQRSNVDVICNPAQNADPAAVVFDAISAAQARGTELLLVDTAGRLQNKKNLMEELSKIRRIVDKKSADAKIESLLVLDSTLGQNGLKQAEVFAQSAGITGVILTKLDGTAKGGVAIAVVQQLGLPIRFIGAGEGIEDLRPFSSYEFVEALLSN from the coding sequence ATGGTGTTTAACTGGTTTCGGCGAAAGTTTGACGATGACAAAAGTGTAAATGATCAATCCGTAGAGTCACCCCAAGCTGAAGAAAAGACACCTGAATCTACACCTGTTGAAGATCCTAGCCCGATCTCAACGCCAGCATCACAGGATTTATTAAATTGGGCAAAGGCTGCCTATGCCAATGTGCAGCAACAAGCTGAAGTTGCGGAAGATCAAGCGACTGAGGCAGAGGTCCCAGAGCCAGAAATTACTGAGCAAGAAGCCAAGGTTGCTGAGCCTGAACTGGTTGAAGCGACTCCAGAAATTATTCAGCAAGAAGCCAAGGCTACTGAGCCAGAAATTGCTGAGCCTGAGATTGCAGAACCAGAAGCTGCTCTAGAAATTAGAGAGCCTGAAGTCATTACTGAATTGCAAGTTGATGAACCTGCAATGTTTGAAGCTGAGCTAGAAATTAGTGAGTCAGTTGCTGAGTCTTCTTTAGAAGTATCTCCAGAAACAACCACTGAAGTTCCTGCATCAGTTGAACCTGCGATTGAACCAGCGATCGCTGAAGTTATTTCCTCAGAAGTAGTTTCTCCAGAAGTAACTACTCCTGAACCTGAAGCAGTGCCTTTTTGGATGCAGTCCGAAAGCGATCGCCAAGCGAGGATTGCCGCTCTCGAAGCCACAGCGATTATTGAGCCAGAGCCAGAAGTTAAACCTGTAGCTACTTCCAGACGCAAAGCCACGATCAAGTTTGATGATGATTTTATCTGGTCAGCCGAAGTCCTCGCCTCCCAAGGTCGTCGCCCCGAAGAAATTTCTGTCGAAGAAATCACATGGCTGAATCGGTTACGTCAAGGTTTAGACAAAACTCGATTATCGCTAGTCAATCAACTTAAGGCGATCGTCGGACAAGGTCCCCTCAGTGCTGATTCCGTTGATGATATTGAGGCTTTGCTCTTGCAGGCTGATGTTGGCGTTAAGGCAACCGATCAAATTATTGCCAAGCTGCAAGATAAACTCCGCAAAGAAGTACTGCCCCCAGAAGAAGCGATCGCCTATCTCAAACAAATTTTGCGCGAAATGCTTGATGTATCAGCGCAGAAAGGTGGTGAACCGATCCCCATGTTGATTCCAGAGAAGAATCAACTAAATATTTGGTTGATCACTGGCGTAAATGGGGCTGGTAAAACGACGACGATCGGTAAACTATCGCATCTCAGTGTCAAATCTGGCTATAAAACCCTCATCGCCGCCGCCGATACTTTCCGCGCTGCTGCGGTTGAGCAGGTCAAGAGTTGGGGACAAAGATCGAATGTAGATGTAATTTGCAACCCAGCCCAAAATGCCGATCCCGCCGCCGTGGTTTTTGATGCGATTAGCGCGGCTCAAGCCAGAGGCACTGAGTTATTGCTTGTAGACACTGCTGGCAGATTGCAAAACAAGAAGAATCTGATGGAAGAACTCAGCAAAATCCGCCGCATCGTCGATAAAAAATCAGCCGATGCCAAGATCGAATCTTTGCTAGTGCTAGATTCCACCCTTGGACAAAATGGACTTAAACAAGCCGAAGTTTTTGCCCAATCCGCAGGGATTACGGGCGTGATCCTCACGAAGCTTGATGGCACGGCAAAAGGTGGGGTGGCGATCGCTGTCGTGCAACAACTTGGTTTACCCATCAGATTTATTGGCGCAGGTGAAGGGATTGAAGACTTGCGTCCCTTTTCAAGCTATGAATTTGTCGAAGCATTATTAAGTAACTAG